A window of Myxococcales bacterium contains these coding sequences:
- a CDS encoding GldG family protein produces the protein MSPLRVLVGQVKALRRDELGKLVGLLAATAIGFFVNMYASRHYARWDVTEDRRYTLSAATKTTLRELREPVEVWVLLGAQEPLKQSVSQILTAYAAESSQIVVKNVDPDKDPLAFEDVRKRFRIEAGRAEDGRVVTDAAIVVARREKHWFIEPTDLYTASEKDDTKVRPREEEALTLAIRNVVREGARARLCFTEGHGEASTRDGSERGLFFLKNVLEKDNYDVASVDLTVPGSGEPLAGCAVVIVPGPRSAFAAGEAERLRTYLMTGGSGLFALGPTPDAAGVDPTGLSSVLAPFGVRLGGTIVVEAAKDRALPDSYGVRFFADPKPHATTMGLVVRDEREPPRVLVQLSRPLYHATEAGAAVATDLLVSSPESFGIATADGAATWTKTPEKRPEDTSGPFVLAMAAEREKTHRDAPHGPRVVVLGASTALFEANFREPFGVRGAALLVESSLSWLATKPEIVDIPPKADVAAGVRITEESRAEVRRYVVFLMPLAVALLGVAVAFRRKSTEGRAHVARAPVEGTPAKREGRRSDEKRAGRAKGGRSGR, from the coding sequence ATGAGCCCGCTCCGCGTCCTCGTGGGCCAGGTGAAGGCGCTCCGGCGGGACGAGCTCGGAAAGCTCGTGGGCCTGCTCGCCGCGACGGCGATCGGCTTCTTCGTGAACATGTACGCGTCGCGCCACTACGCAAGGTGGGACGTGACCGAGGACAGGCGCTACACGCTCTCGGCTGCCACGAAGACGACGCTGCGAGAGCTCCGCGAGCCCGTCGAGGTGTGGGTGCTCCTCGGCGCGCAGGAGCCGCTCAAGCAGAGCGTCTCGCAGATCCTCACGGCGTACGCGGCCGAGTCGAGCCAGATCGTCGTCAAGAACGTCGACCCCGACAAGGACCCGCTCGCCTTCGAGGACGTCCGAAAGCGTTTCCGCATCGAGGCGGGCCGCGCCGAGGACGGGCGCGTGGTGACCGACGCGGCGATCGTCGTCGCGCGACGGGAGAAACACTGGTTCATCGAGCCGACCGACCTCTACACGGCCTCGGAGAAGGACGACACCAAGGTCCGGCCGCGCGAGGAGGAGGCGCTCACGCTCGCCATTCGCAACGTCGTTCGCGAAGGCGCGAGGGCGCGGCTCTGCTTCACGGAGGGCCACGGCGAGGCGTCGACGCGGGACGGCTCCGAGCGCGGCCTCTTCTTCCTCAAGAACGTGCTCGAGAAGGACAACTACGACGTAGCCTCGGTCGACCTTACCGTGCCGGGCTCCGGAGAGCCTCTCGCGGGCTGCGCGGTGGTGATCGTGCCGGGGCCTCGTTCTGCGTTCGCGGCGGGCGAGGCCGAACGGCTCCGCACCTACCTGATGACGGGCGGCAGCGGCCTCTTCGCGCTCGGCCCCACGCCCGACGCCGCGGGGGTGGACCCGACGGGGCTCTCCTCGGTGCTCGCGCCGTTCGGGGTGCGTCTCGGCGGAACCATCGTCGTCGAAGCGGCGAAAGATCGAGCACTTCCCGATAGTTACGGCGTTCGGTTTTTCGCCGACCCCAAGCCTCACGCGACCACCATGGGCCTCGTCGTGCGGGACGAGCGCGAGCCGCCACGGGTGCTCGTACAGCTCTCGCGGCCCCTTTACCACGCGACCGAAGCGGGCGCGGCCGTCGCCACGGATCTCCTCGTCTCGAGCCCGGAGTCCTTCGGCATCGCGACGGCGGACGGTGCCGCCACGTGGACCAAGACCCCGGAGAAGCGCCCCGAGGACACGAGCGGGCCGTTCGTGCTCGCCATGGCCGCGGAGCGCGAGAAGACCCACAGAGACGCGCCGCACGGGCCGAGGGTCGTGGTCCTCGGCGCGTCGACCGCGCTCTTCGAGGCGAACTTCCGCGAGCCCTTCGGGGTGCGCGGCGCGGCGCTCCTCGTCGAGAGCTCGCTCTCGTGGCTGGCGACGAAGCCCGAGATCGTCGACATCCCTCCGAAGGCCGACGTCGCGGCCGGCGTACGGATTACGGAAGAGTCTCGCGCCGAGGTGCGGCGCTACGTCGTCTTTCTCATGCCGCTCGCCGTAGCGCTCCTCGGGGTGGCGGTGGCCTTTCGCCGAAAGAGCACCGAGGGGCGCGCGCACGTCGCCCGAGCGCCGGTCGAGGGCACACCTGCGAAGCGCGAAGGCCGACGGTCCGACGAAAAACGCGCCGGCCGGGCGAAGGGAGGCCGCTCCGGGCGATGA